GAGCCCATTCATTCATCCAtggcatagaaatagaatgaatagaaaggATGTCTCCATTTAattcaatgatggcataatggttGGACTAGACATTTTAAAGTGTAGCCATGCCAGGAAGTAGAAGCAGGAATCTTACCCTTCAATGTGTGCTGTGATTTATTGAGTCAATTCAACTGACATTACGAAAAATACATTGCATTGCATGAGCTACATCAAACTGTTTAGTGTTTATGTTTGTTATTGCAAGTCCGTTTAAACAAATGTATTTGGTGTATACTGCTTATAGTGAAACTACTTACTTCAACATAGATATTATTTATTTCTCTAaacatgatttattaaacatGGCGGCTGAAATGATAAGTGTCGGTGCAAGTTGGAGCACAATGAGAAGTGTAGCGTATTAGTCCTGTGATGCAGCGTATTCAGTGCATATAAACTGATATTTGGAGTAGCCGTCACACACATTCAGTACATCATTAAGGCCAAGGCTGCGGGAAATACGCGTGGTGTCGTGATGCAAATGATTGAAGTTGTCTGAATTCTGTGTCAATGTGTGCGCTCGAGTCCCAGCCAGTGTTTCCTGTGACGCAGTTATTCTTCTGGACCAGACTACGCTAGTGCAAATGTACAGAGACAGGAGAAAATACCCCAACGCGTTGCTTCAATGATGCTAAAGATTTTTTTGCTCAGCATGCCAGAACAATCCATAAGGAATATAGCGGCCAGGTGGTTTCTTCATTATGTAACACAGTTATATGTGCTCTGAGAGGATTAGGATACGAGTCGGCAGATATAGTGGAAAGTAGGCTAAAACGGATTCTGTTCAAAATGATCACAGAACAGAAAATACATCGATTTAGGGGACAATTCACCTACCAAATCACACTTCAACCCTGTCCATAAATATTGATGGGTCCCGTTTaaaggatgggaggttggggaaACCAAAACATTACCTTTCACCTCGTTCCTGGCTTATGTCTACTGTAGTATCAGTAGCCTGCTATACAACAGTAAATAACACACTCCCCATATATTTGGTTTGGACATTGATGGTGAAATATACATTACTTGTAGGCCTATAGGCAGCGGTTACACAATGTTGTGATCTGCAATGCCCTGGTAAAGAGAgtgctctctttctcctttcctcatctcctttcactcttcctctgtctccctctctggctGTAAACAGAAGGGCTGGGTGCAGTCAGTGCACTGGGTCCCCCAGAAAAAAACAAGTTGTTTATCACTTGTCAGGTATTGGGTTTCAtgttaggaatgctgtgtagAAAGGCTGCTGGGAGATGTGAATTTTCACTTTTTTCCTAACCTACTGGGGGGATTGCAGATCACGTTGTTGTTTTACGGTGAGGAACTTTACaaaacagactaacacacacactgcacctgCTCTCAAGAGGATTAAAAACCTATGCACTGATTGGCCAAACATACTCAATCAAGGGTGTGTGTTAAGAAGTATAATGTCAGTGTATTTACTTATGTTTGTGAAATAAGGAATTTCACGTGTGTTTGAACATGACTGGGGTTGCAGaattctgggaactttcaataaattccctggttttctcTGAAATAGTGGTTGGAGTATTCCCAAAATCAGGAGGAATAAGCACGAAAATCCGGAATCCTCCTACTAGGATTTCTGGAAAATGTTGCAACCCTAAGCATGTCTGCTGACTGAGTTGTTTTGTAGATATTGCAGTCATTTCCACGAAGTTGAGCAGAAAGAAAGACCTGGCCCTAAGCTAcggaaggagaggagatgggggaggaggaatggagacagAGGAGTGACATGTATTAGTTTGTTTTTCAAAATCAGGACAAAACAGACCAcagtgggagggaggggggtaagaacagaggaggaggggagacaaCAAAgcaagagagaaggagcagagtggATCCGGTACGAGTTGGCTGTGGCCGGTTATTGCTTGGTTATTTATGGCATtcctgaaaaacaaatgatcagCCGGAGAGAAAGAACAAAGTGTTTACCAAGAAATTACAGGCTTTTCCACATTCTTCCCTCAGCACCACAACGTGACTCGTAGTCAGCATTCCACATGCTCACATTCATTTGTGATTGGCTGGATTTGGAATGCAAATCATTTGAGGCTGAATTGGCCtttatattttgtgtgtgtgacagctgCTGTGTGTATCTATTTGAaggttactctggccttgtgtttgtaggttactctggccttgtgtttgtagtttactctggccttgtgtttgtaggttactctggccttgtgtttgtaggttactctggccttgtgtttgtagtgtactctggccttgtgtttgtagtttactctggccttgtgtttgtaggttactctggccttgtgtttgtagtttactctggccttgtatttgtagtttactctggccttgtgtttgtagtttactctggccttgtgtttgtagtttactctggccttgtgtttgtaggttactctggccttgtgtttgtaggttactctggccttgtgtttgtaggttactttggccttgtgtttgtagtttactctggccttgtgtttgtaggttactctggccttgtgtttgtagtttactctggccttgtgtttgtagattactctggccttgtgtttgtagtttactttagccttgtgtttgtagtttactctggccttgtgtttgtagtttactctggccttgtgtttgtagtttactctggccttgtgtttgtagtttactctggccttgtgtttgtagtttactctggccttgtgtttgtagtttactctggccttgtgtttgtagtttactctggccttgtgtttgtagattactctggccttgtgtttgtagtttactttagccttgtgtttgtagtttactctggccttgtgtttgtaggttactctggccttgtgtttgtaggttactctggccttgtgtttgtaggttactttggccttgtgtttgtagtttactctggccttgtgtttgtaggttactctggccttgtgtttgtagtttactctggccttgtgtttgtagattactctggccttgtgtttgtagtttactttagccttgtgtttgtagtttactctggccttgtgtttgtagtttactctggccttgtgtttgtagtttactctggccttgtgtttgtagtttactctggccttgtgtttgtagtttactctggccttgtgtttgtagtttactctggccttgtgtttgtagtttactctggccttgtgtttgtagtttactctggccttgtgtttgtagattactctggccttgtgtttgtaggttactctggccttgtgtttgtaggttactctgtccttgtgtttgtaggttactctggccttgtgtttggaGTTTactttggccttgtgtttgtagtttactctggccttgtgtttgtagtttactctggccttgtgtttgtagtttactctgtccttgtgtttgtaggttactctgtccttgtgtttgtaggttactctgtccttgtgtttgtaggttactctggccttgtgtttgtaggttactctggccttgtgtttggagtttactctggccttgtgtttgtaggttaTTCTGGCTTTGTGTTTGtagtttactctggccttgtgtttgtagattactctggccttgtgtttgtaggttactctggccttgtgtttgtaggttactctggccttgtgaTTGTAGGTTattctggccttgtgtttgtaggttactctggccttgtgtttgtagtttaCTCTGGCCTTGGGTTTGGAGTTTactttggccttgtgtttgtagattactctggccttgtgtttgtagtttactctggccttgtgtttgtactttactctggccttgtgtttgtactttactctggccttgtgtttgtagtttaCTCTGGCTTTGTTTTTGTAgattactctggccttgtgtttgtaggttactctggccttgtgtttgtaggttactctggccttgtgtttgtagattactctggccttgtgtttgtaggttactctggccttgtgtttgtaggttactctggccttgtgtttgtagtttactctggccttgtgtttgtagtttactctggccttgtgtttgtaggttactttggccttgtgtttgtaggttactctggccttgtgtttgtagtttactctggccttgtatttgtagtttactctggccttgtgtttgtagtttactctggccttgtgtttgtagtttactctggccttgtgtttgtaggttactctggccttgtgtttgtaggttactctggccttgtgtttgtaggttactttggccttgtgtttgtaggttactctggccttgtgtttgtagtttactctggccttgtatttgtagtttactctggccttgtgtttgtagtttactctggccttgtgtttgtagtttactctggccttgtgtttgtaggttactctggccttgtgtttgtaggttactctggccttgtgtttgtaggttactttggccttgtgtttgtagtttactctggccttgtgtttgtaggttactctggccttgtgtttgtagtttactctggccttgtgtttgtagattactctggccttgtgtttgtagtttactttagccttgtgtttgtagtttactctggccttgtgtttgtagtttactctggccttgtgtttgtagtttactctggccttgtgtttgtagtttactctggccttgtgtttgtagtttactctggccttgtgtttgtaggttactctggccttgtgtttgtagtttactctggccttgtgtttgtagattactctggccttgtgtttgtagtttactttagccttgtgtttgtagtttactctggccttgtgtttgtaggttactctggccttgtgtttgtaggttactctggccttgtgtttgtaggttactctgtccttgtgtttgtaggttactctggccttgtgtttggagtttactctggccttgtgtttgtaggttactctggccttgtgtttgtaggttactctgtccttgtgtttgtaggttactctggccttgtgtttggaGTTTactttggccttgtgtttgtagtttactctggccttgtgtttgtagtttactctggccttgtgtttgtagtttactctgtccttgtgtttgtaggttactctgtccttgtgtttgtaggttactctgtccttgtgtttgtaggttactctggccttgtgtttgtaggttactctggccttgtgtttggagtttactctggccttgtgtttgtaggttaTTCTGGCTTTGTGTTTGtagtttactctggccttgtgtttgtagattactctggccttgtgtttgtaggttactctggccttgtgtttgtaggttactctggccttgtgaTTGTAGGTTattctggccttgtgtttgtaggttactctggccttgtgtttgtagtttaCTCTGGCCTTGGGTTTGGAGTTTactttggccttgtgtttgtagattactctggccttgtgtttgtagtttactctggccttgtgtttgtactttactctggccttgtgtttgtactttactctggccttgtgtttgtagtttaCTCTGGCTTTGTTTTTGTAgattactctggccttgtgtttgtaggttactctggccttgtgtttgtaggttactctggccttgtgtttgtagattactctggccttgtgtttgtaggttactctggccttgtgtttgtaggttactctggccttgtgtttgtagtttactctggccttgtgtttgtagtttactctggccttgtgtttgtaggttactttggccttgtgtttgtaggttactctggccttgtgtttgtagtttactctggccttgtgtttgtagtttactctggccttgtgtttgtagtttactctggccttgtgtttgtagtttactctggccttgtgtttgtaggttactctggccttgtgtttgtaggttactctggccttgtgtttgtaggttactttggccttgtgtttgtaggttactctggccttgtgtttgtagtttactctggccttgtatttgtagtttactctggccttgtgtttgtagtttactctggccttgtgtttgtagtttactctggccttgtgtttgtaggttactctggccttgtgtttgtaggttactctggccttgtgtttgtaggttactttggccttgtgtttgtagtttactctggccttgtgtttgtaggttactctggccttgtgtttgtagtttactctggccttgtgtttgtagattactctggccttgtgtttgtagtttactttagccttgtgtttgtagtttactctggccttgtgtttgtagtttactctggccttgtgtttgtagtttactctggccttgtgtttgtagtttactctggccttgtgtttgtagtttactctggccttgtgtttgtaggttactctggccttgtgtttgtagtttactctggccttgtgtttgtagattactctggccttgtgtttgtagtttactttagccttgtgtttgtagtttactctggccttgtgtttgtaggttactctggccttgtgtttgtaggttactctggccttgtgtttgtaggttactctgtccttgtgtttgtaggttactctggccttgtgtttggaGTTTactttggccttgtgtttgtagtttactctggccttgtgtttgtagtttactctggccttgtgtttgtagtttactctggccttgtgtttgtaggttactctggccttgtgtttgtaggttactcctgccttgtgtttgtaggttactctggccttgtgtttggagtttactctggccttgtgtttgtaggttaTTCTGGCTTTGTGTTTGtagtttactctggccttgtgtttgtaggttactctggccttgtgtttgtaggttactctggccttgtgtttgtaggttactctggccttgtgtttgtaggttattctggccttgtgtttgtaggttactctggccttgtgtttgtaggttactctgtccttgtgtttgtaggttactctggccttgtgtttgtaggttactctggccttgtgtttggagtttactctggccttgtgtttgtaggttaTTCTGGCTTTGTGTTTGtagtttactctggccttgtgtttgtagattactctggccttgtgtttgtaggttactctggccttgtgtttgta
The Salvelinus fontinalis isolate EN_2023a chromosome 23, ASM2944872v1, whole genome shotgun sequence genome window above contains:
- the LOC129820802 gene encoding uncharacterized protein LOC129820802 isoform X14 → MLTFICDWLDLECKSFEAELAFIFCVCDSCCVYLFEGYSGLVFVGYSGLVFVVYSGLVFVGYSGLVFVGYSGLVFVVYSGLVFVVYSGLVFVGYSGLVFVVYSGLVFVVYSGLVFVVYSGLVFVVYSGLVFVGYSGLVFVGYSGLVFVGYFGLVFVVYSGLVFVGYSGLVFVVYSGLVFVDYSGLVFVVYFSLVFVVYSGLVFVVYSGLVFVVYSGLVFVVYSGLVFVVYSGLVFVVYSGLVFVVYSGLVFVDYSGLVFVVYFSLVFVVYSGLVFVGYSGLVFVGYSGLVFVGYFGLVFVVYSGLVFVGYSGLVFVVYSGLVFVDYSGLVFVVYFSLVFVVYSGLVFVVYSGLVFVVYSGLVFVVYSGLVFVVYSGLVFVVYSGLVFVVYSGLVFVVYSGLVFVDYSGLVFVGYSGLVFVGYSVLVFVGYSGLVFGVYFGLVFVVYSGLVFVVYSGLVFVVYSVLVFVGYSVLVFVGYSVLVFVGYSGLVFVGYSGLVFGVYSGLVFVGYSGFVFVVYSGLVFVDYSGLVFVGYSGLVFVGYSGLVIVGYSGLVFVGYSGLVFVVYSGLGFGVYFGLVFVDYSGLVFVVYSGLVFVLYSGLVFVLYSGLVFVVYSGFVFVDYSGLVFVGYSGLVFVGYSGLVFVDYSGLVFVGYSGLVFVGYSGLVFVVYSGLVFVVYSGLVFVGYFGLVFVGYSGLVFVVYSGLVFVVYSGLVFVVYSGLVFVVYSGLVFVGYSGLVFVGYSGLVFVGYFGLVFVGYSGLVFVVYSGLVFVVYSGLVFVVYSGLVFVVYSGLVFVGYSGLVFVGYSGLVFVGYFGLVFVVYSGLVFVGYSGLVFVVYSGLVFVDYSGLVFVVYFSLVFVVYSGLVFVVYSGLVFVVYSGLVFVVYSGLVFVVYSGLVFVGYSGLVFVVYSGLVFVDYSGLVFVVYFSLVFVVYSGLVFVGYSGLVFVVYSGLVFVDYSGLVFVGYSGLVFVGYSGLVIVGYSGLVFVGYSGLVFVVYSGLGFGVYFGLVFVDYSGLVFVVYSGLVFVLYSGLVFVLYSGLVFVVYSGFVFVDYSGLVFVGYSGLVFVGYSGLVFVDYSGLVFVGYSGLVFVGYSGLVFVVYSGLVFVVYSGLVFVGYFGLVFVGYSGLVFVVYSGLVFVVYSGLVFVVYSGLVFVVYSGLVFVGYSGLVFVGYSGLVFVGYFGLVFVGYSGLVFVVYSGLVFVVYSGLVFVVYSGLVFVVYSGLVFVGYSGLVFVGYSGLVFVGYFGLVFVVYSGLVFVGYSGLVFVVYSGLVFVDYSGLVFVVYFSLVFVVYSGLVFVVYSGLVFVVYSGLVFVVYSGLVFVVYSGLVFVGYSGLVFVVYSGLVFVDYSGLVFVVYFSLVFVVYSGLVFVGYSGLVFVGYSGLVFVGYSVLVFVGYSGLVFGVYFGLVFVVYSGLVFVVYSGLVFVVYSGLVFVDYSGLVFVGYSGLVFVGYSGLVIVGYSGLVFVGYSGLVFVVYSGLGFGVYFGLVFVDYSGLVFVVYSGLVFVLYSGLVFVLYSGLVFVVYSGLVFVDYSGLVFVGYSGLVFVGYSGLVFVDYSGLVFVGYSGLVFVGYSGLVFVGYSGLVFVVYSGLVFVGYFGLVFVGYSGLVFVSYSGLVFVGYSGLVFVGYSGLVFVVYSGLVFVDYSGLVFVGYSGLVFVGYSGLVFVVYSGLVFVDYSGLVFVGYSGLVFVGYSGLVFVVYFGLVFVVYSGLVFVVYSGLVLVVYSGLVFVGYSGLVFVGYSGLVFVGYSGLVFGVYFGLVFVGYSGLVFVGYSGLVFGVYSGLVFVDYSGLVFVGYSGLVFGVYFGLVFVVYSGLVFVVYSGLVFVGYSGLVFGVYSGLVFVDYSGLVFVGYSGLVFVVYSGLVFVVYSGLVFVDYSGLVFVGYSGLVFVVYSGLVFVVYSGLVFVVYSGLVFVGYSGLVFVDYSGLVFVGYSGLVFVVYSGLVFVGYSGLVFVVYSGLVFVGYSGLVLVGYSGVFVNLISVFETY
- the LOC129820802 gene encoding uncharacterized protein LOC129820802 isoform X4, translated to MLTFICDWLDLECKSFEAELAFIFCVCDSCCVYLFEGYSGLVFVGYSGLVFVVYSGLVFVGYSGLVFVGYSGLVFVVYSGLVFVVYSGLVFVGYSGLVFVVYSGLVFVVYSGLVFVVYSGLVFVVYSGLVFVGYSGLVFVVYSGLVFVGYSGLVFVVYSGLVFVDYSGLVFVVYFSLVFVVYSGLVFVVYSGLVFVVYSGLVFVVYSGLVFVVYSGLVFVVYSGLVFVVYSGLVFVDYSGLVFVVYFSLVFVVYSGLVFVGYSGLVFVGYSGLVFVGYFGLVFVVYSGLVFVGYSGLVFVVYSGLVFVDYSGLVFVVYFSLVFVVYSGLVFVVYSGLVFVVYSGLVFVVYSGLVFVVYSGLVFVVYSGLVFVVYSGLVFVVYSGLVFVDYSGLVFVGYSGLVFVGYSVLVFVGYSGLVFGVYFGLVFVVYSGLVFVVYSGLVFVVYSVLVFVGYSVLVFVGYSVLVFVGYSGLVFVGYSGLVFGVYSGLVFVGYSGFVFVVYSGLVFVDYSGLVFVGYSGLVFVGYSGLVIVGYSGLVFVGYSGLVFVVYSGLGFGVYFGLVFVDYSGLVFVVYSGLVFVLYSGLVFVLYSGLVFVVYSGFVFVDYSGLVFVGYSGLVFVGYSGLVFVDYSGLVFVGYSGLVFVGYSGLVFVVYSGLVFVVYSGLVFVGYFGLVFVGYSGLVFVVYSGLVFVVYSGLVFVVYSGLVFVVYSGLVFVGYSGLVFVGYSGLVFVGYFGLVFVGYSGLVFVVYSGLVFVVYSGLVFVVYSGLVFVVYSGLVFVGYSGLVFVGYSGLVFVGYFGLVFVVYSGLVFVGYSGLVFVVYSGLVFVDYSGLVFVVYFSLVFVVYSGLVFVVYSGLVFVVYSGLVFVVYSGLVFVVYSGLVFVGYSGLVFVVYSGLVFVDYSGLVFVVYFSLVFVVYSGLVFVGYSGLVFVVYSGLVFVDYSGLVFVGYSGLVFVGYSGLVIVGYSGLVFVGYSGLVFVVYSGLGFGVYFGLVFVDYSGLVFVVYSGLVFVLYSGLVFVLYSGLVFVVYSGFVFVDYSGLVFVGYSGLVFVGYSGLVFVDYSGLVFVGYSGLVFVGYSGLVFVVYSGLVFVVYSGLVFVGYFGLVFVGYSGLVFVVYSGLVFVVYSGLVFVVYSGLVFVVYSGLVFVGYSGLVFVGYSGLVFVGYFGLVFVGYSGLVFVVYSGLVFVVYSGLVFVVYSGLVFVVYSGLVFVGYSGLVFVGYSGLVFVGYFGLVFVVYSGLVFVGYSGLVFVVYSGLVFVDYSGLVFVVYFSLVFVVYSGLVFVVYSGLVFVVYSGLVFVVYSGLVFVVYSGLVFVGYSGLVFVVYSGLVFVDYSGLVFVVYFSLVFVVYSGLVFVGYSGLVFVGYSGLVFVGYSVLVFVGYSGLVFGVYFGLVFVVYSGLVFVVYSGLVFVVYSGLVFVGYSGLVFVGYSCLVFVGYSGLVFGVYSGLVFVGYSGFVFVVYSGLVFVGYSGLVFVGYSGLVFVGYSGLVFVGYSGLVFVGYSGLVFVGYSVLVFVGYSGLVFVGYSGLVFGVYSGLVFVGYSGFVFVVYSGLVFVDYSGLVFVGYSGLVFVGYSGLVIVGYSGLVFVGYSGLVFVVYSGLGFGVYFGLVFVDYSGLVFVVYSGLVFVLYSGLVFVLYSGLVFVVYSGLVFVDYSGLVFVGYSGLVFVGYSGLVFVDYSGLVFVGYSGLVFVGYSGLVFVGYSGLVFVVYSGLVFVGYFGLVFVGYSGLVFVSYSGLVFVGYSGLVFVGYSGLVFVVYSGLVFVDYSGLVFVGYSGLVFVGYSGLVFVVYSGLVFVDYSGLVFVGYSGLVFVGYSGLVFVVYFGLVFVVYSGLVFVVYSGLVLVVYSGLVFVGYSGLVFVGYSGLVFVGYSGLVFGVYFGLVFVGYSGLVFVGYSGLVFGVYSGLVFVDYSGLVFVGYSGLVFGVYFGLVFVVYSGLVFVVYSGLVFVGYSGLVFGVYSGLVFVDYSGLVFVGYSGLVFVVYSGLVFVVYSGLVFVDYSGLVFVGYSGLVFVVYSGLVFVVYSGLVFVVYSGLVFVGYSGLVFVDYSGLVFVGYSGLVFVVYSGLVFVGYSGLVFVVYSGLVFVGYSGLVLVGYSGVFVNLISVFETY
- the LOC129820802 gene encoding uncharacterized protein LOC129820802 isoform X11, whose amino-acid sequence is MLTFICDWLDLECKSFEAELAFIFCVCDSCCVYLFEGYSGLVFVGYSGLVFVVYSGLVFVGYSGLVFVGYSGLVFVVYSGLVFVVYSGLVFVGYSGLVFVVYSGLVFVVYSGLVFVVYSGLVFVVYSGLVFVGYSGLVFVGYSGLVFVGYFGLVFVVYSGLVFVGYSGLVFVVYSGLVFVDYSGLVFVVYFSLVFVVYSGLVFVVYSGLVFVVYSGLVFVVYSGLVFVVYSGLVFVVYSGLVFVVYSGLVFVDYSGLVFVVYFSLVFVVYSGLVFVGYSGLVFVGYSGLVFVGYFGLVFVVYSGLVFVGYSGLVFVVYSGLVFVDYSGLVFVVYFSLVFVVYSGLVFVVYSGLVFVVYSGLVFVVYSGLVFVVYSGLVFVVYSGLVFVVYSGLVFVVYSGLVFVDYSGLVFVGYSGLVFVGYSVLVFVGYSGLVFGVYFGLVFVVYSGLVFVVYSGLVFVVYSVLVFVGYSVLVFVGYSVLVFVGYSGLVFVGYSGLVFGVYSGLVFVGYSGFVFVVYSGLVFVDYSGLVFVGYSGLVFVGYSGLVIVGYSGLVFVGYSGLVFVVYSGLGFGVYFGLVFVDYSGLVFVVYSGLVFVLYSGLVFVLYSGLVFVVYSGFVFVDYSGLVFVGYSGLVFVGYSGLVFVDYSGLVFVGYSGLVFVGYSGLVFVVYSGLVFVVYSGLVFVGYFGLVFVGYSGLVFVVYSGLVFVVYSGLVFVVYSGLVFVVYSGLVFVGYSGLVFVGYSGLVFVGYFGLVFVGYSGLVFVVYSGLVFVVYSGLVFVVYSGLVFVVYSGLVFVGYSGLVFVGYSGLVFVGYFGLVFVVYSGLVFVGYSGLVFVVYSGLVFVDYSGLVFVVYFSLVFVVYSGLVFVVYSGLVFVVYSGLVFVVYSGLVFVVYSGLVFVGYSGLVFVVYSGLVFVDYSGLVFVVYFSLVFVVYSGLVFVGYSGLVFVVYSGLVFVDYSGLVFVGYSGLVFVGYSGLVIVGYSGLVFVGYSGLVFVVYSGLGFGVYFGLVFVDYSGLVFVVYSGLVFVLYSGLVFVLYSGLVFVVYSGFVFVDYSGLVFVGYSGLVFVGYSGLVFVDYSGLVFVGYSGLVFVGYSGLVFVVYSGLVFVVYSGLVFVGYFGLVFVGYSGLVFVVYSGLVFVVYSGLVFVVYSGLVFVVYSGLVFVGYSGLVFVGYSGLVFVGYFGLVFVGYSGLVFVVYSGLVFVVYSGLVFVVYSGLVFVVYSGLVFVGYSGLVFVGYSGLVFVGYFGLVFVVYSGLVFVGYSGLVFVVYSGLVFVDYSGLVFVVYFSLVFVVYSGLVFVVYSGLVFVVYSGLVFVVYSGLVFVVYSGLVFVGYSGLVFVVYSGLVFVDYSGLVFVVYFSLVFVVYSGLVFVGYSGLVFVGYSGLVFVGYSVLVFVGYSGLVFGVYFGLVFVVYSGLVFVVYSGLVFVVYSGLVFVGYSGLVFVGYSCLVFVGYSGLVFGVYSGLVFVGYSGFVFVVYSGLVFVGYSGLVFVGYSGLVFVGYSGLVFVDYSGLVFVGYSGLVFVGYSGLVIVGYSGLVFVGYSGLVFVVYSGLGFGVYFGLVFVDYSGLVFVVYSGLVFVLYSGLVFVLYSGLVFVVYSGLVFVDYSGLVFVGYSGLVFVGYSGLVFVDYSGLVFVGYSGLVFVGYSGLVFVGYSGLVFVVYSGLVFVGYFGLVFVGYSGLVFVSYSGLVFVGYSGLVFVGYSGLVFVVYSGLVFVDYSGLVFVGYSGLVFVGYSGLVFVVYSGLVFVDYSGLVFVGYSGLVFVGYSGLVFVVYFGLVFVVYSGLVFVVYSGLVLVVYSGLVFVGYSGLVFVGYSGLVFVGYSGLVFGVYFGLVFVGYSGLVFVGYSGLVFGVYSGLVFVDYSGLVFVGYSGLVFGVYFGLVFVVYSGLVFVVYSGLVFVGYSGLVFGVYSGLVFVDYSGLVFVGYSGLVFVVYSGLVFVVYSGLVFVDYSGLVFVGYSGLVFVVYSGLVFVVYSGLVFVVYSGLVFVGYSGLVFVDYSGLVFVGYSGLVFVVYSGLVFVGYSGLVFVVYSGLVFVGYSGLVLVGYSGVFVNLISVFETY